Proteins encoded in a region of the Vicia villosa cultivar HV-30 ecotype Madison, WI linkage group LG5, Vvil1.0, whole genome shotgun sequence genome:
- the LOC131604185 gene encoding secreted RxLR effector protein 161-like, with translation MNDNKFVSQIKYAKNIVDKFGLDNASHKRTSIATHLQLSKGENGEDVDQSLYRSMIGNFLYLTASRLDITFVFRVCARFQEKPKASHLTQGKRFSKYISGTYDYGILYSHNISIILVGYCDVDWDGSVVTKKVLQCGCLFVGNNMISWLSKKQNCVSLSTTKAEYIVVRRNFTQLLWMTHMLKQYNVEQDFMTLFYDIMSAIIFQIMLFNTV, from the coding sequence ATGAATGACAATAAATTTGTATCTCAAATCAAATATGCAAAGAACATAGTGGATAAGTTTGGGCTTGACAATGCTAGTCACAAGAGAACTTCTATTGCAACTCACTTACAGTTGTCTAAAGGTGAAAATGGAGAGGATGTAGATCAAAGTCTTTATAGAAGTATGATAGGAAATTTTTTATATCTCACAGCTAGCAGACTTGATATCACATTTGTTTTCCGAGTATGTGCTAGATTTCAAGAAAAACCCAAGGCTAGTCATCTCACCCAAGGGAAGAGATTTTCCAAGTATATTAGTGGAACTTATGATTATGGCATATTGTATTCTCATAATATAAGTATTATATTAGTAGGGTATTGTGATGTTGATTGGGATGGAAGTGTTGTAACAAAAAAAGTACTTCAGTGTGGATGTTTGTTTGTTGGCAACAATATGATCTCTTGGTTAAGTAAAAAGCAAAATTGTGTGTCTTTATCCACTACTAAAGCTGAATATATTGTTGTTCGAAGAAACTTCACTCAATTGTTATGGATGACACATATGCTAAAGCAGTATAATGTTGAACAAGATTTCATGACATTGTTCTATGACATCATGAGTGCTATAATTTTTCAAATAATGTTGTTCAACACAGTATAA